The Thunnus thynnus chromosome 2, fThuThy2.1, whole genome shotgun sequence genome includes a region encoding these proteins:
- the mapkapk5 gene encoding MAP kinase-activated protein kinase 5 has translation MSEDNNADKFIKETSILDEYNINWTQKLGAGISGPVRVCVKKSTQERLALKILIDRPKARNEVRLHMMCANHPNIVQILEVYANSVQFPHESSPRARLLIVMEMMEGGELFHRISQHRHFTEKMASQVTMQISQALEHCHSLNIAHRDLKPENLLFKDNSLDAPVKLCDFGFAKIDQGDLMTPQFTPYYVAPQVLEAQRRHQKEKSGIIPTSPTPYTYNKSCDLWSLGVIIYVMLCGYPPFYSKHHSRTIPKDMRKKIMTGSFDFPEDEWSQISEMAKDIVRKLLKVKPEERLTIEGVLAHPWLNCTEALDNVLPSAQMMMDKAVVAGIQQAHAEQLANMRIQDLNVSLKPLNSVNNPILRKRKLLGPKPSDSFFIHDPENGGEDSNVALEKLRDVIAQCILPQAGENEDEKLNVVMYEAWRFNRDCKLLRDGLQGLSWDGRAFSDKVDRLKLAEIVKQAIEEKTNLQESH, from the exons AGTTTGTGTGAAGAAGTCAACTCAGGAACGCCTGGCACTGAAGATCCTCATCGATCGCCCCAAGGCTAGAAATGAG GTGCGACTCCATATGATGTGTGCCAACCACCCAAACATAGTGCAAATCCTGGAGGTTTACGCCAACAGTGTCCAGTTCCCGCATGAGTCCAGCCCGAG AGCAAGGCTCCTTATCGTCATGGAGATGATGGAGGGTGGCGAGCTGTTCCACAGAATCAGTCAGCACAGGCACTTTACTGAAAAGATGGCCAGCCAGGTCACTATGCAG ATCAGTCAAGCCTTGGAACATTGTCACTCCCTAAATATTGCACATCGTGACCTGAAGCCAGAGAACCTGCTCTTCAAGGATAACTCTCTG GATGCTCCTGTGAAGCTGTGTGACTTTGGTTTTGCCAAAATTGATCAAGGAGACTTGATGACCCCTCAGTTCACTCCCTATTACGTAGCACCTcag GTACTTGAGGCTCAAAGAAGACACCAGAAGGAAAAGTCTGGAATTATACCTACCTCACCCACTCCTTATACCTATAACAAG AGCTGTGACTTGTGGTCTCTTGGTGTGATCATCTATGTAATGCTGTGCGGCTATCCTCCGTTCTACTCCAAGCACCACAGTCGCACCATCCCAAAGGACATGAGGAAGAAGATCATGACGGGCAGTTTTGACTTTCCTGAAGATGAGTGGAGTCAGATCTCTGAGATGGCGAAGGACATCGTACGCAA GCTGCTGAAAGTGAAGCCAGAGGAGAGGCTGACTATAGAGGGAGTCTTGGCCCACCCTTGGCTCAACTGCACCGAGGCCCTTGACAACGTCCTGCCCTCCGCACAGATGATGATGGACAAG GCCGTAGTCGCAGGTATCCAGCAGGCCCATGCGGAGCAGTTGGCCAACATGAGGATTCAGGATCTGAATGTCAGCCTGAAGCCCCTAAACTCTGTCAACAACCCAATCCTCAGGAAGCGGAAACTACTCGG CCCCAAGCCCAGTGACAGTTTCTTCATTCACGACCCAGAGAACGGAGGGGAGGACTCCAACGTAGCGCTGGAAAAATTACGAGATGTCATTGCACAGTGTATATTACCACAAGCAG GAGAGAACGAGGATGAGAAGCTGAATGTGGTGATGTACGAAGCCTGGAGGTTCAACAGGGACTGTAAACTGCTGAGAGACGGCCTGCAGGGGCTCAGCTGGGACG GAAGAGCCTTCTCTGATAAAGTTGACCGCTTGAAGTTGGCTGAAATAGTGAAACAGGCCATCGAAGAGAAGACGAATCTCCAAGAATCTCATTAG
- the ostf1 gene encoding osteoclast-stimulating factor 1 — MSKPPPKPAKPGQVKVFRALFTFDPRTPDELYFEEGDILYISDTSDTNWWKGTCRGRTGLIPSNYVAEQAESIDNPMHEAAKRGNLSWLRECVENKVGINGLDKAGNTALYWGCHGGHKDVVELLLNQPNVELNQQNKLGDTALHAAAWKGYSDIVEMLLNKNARTDIKNNESKLALEMATNAQCASLLKRKQGSSVTRTHSNAEEYLDDEDSD; from the exons ATGTCGAAGCCTCCTCCCAAGCCGGCCAAGCCAG gcCAAGTCAAGGTGTTCAGAGCTTTGTTCACCTTTGACCCCAGAACG CCAGACGAGCTGTACTTtgaagaaggagacatcttgtacaTCTCCGACACA AGTGACACTAATTGGTGGAAGGGAACATGCAGGGGGAGGACGGGACTAATTCCAAGTAACTATG tggCTGAGCAGGCCGAGTCTATTGACAATCCGATGCATGAAGCAGCCAAGCGAG GAAATCTGAGCTGGCTGAGGGAGTGTGTCGAGAACAAGGTGGGGATCAATGGGTTGGATAAGGCTGGAAATACTGCCCTCTACTGGGGATGTCATGGAGGACACAAAG ATGTGGTGGAGCTGTTGCTAAACCAGCCCAACGTGGAGCTCAACCAGCAG aaTAAACTGGGGGACACTGCTCTGCATGCTGCTGCCTGGAAGGGTTATTCTGACATTGTGGAGATGTTGCTGAACAAGA atGCGAGGACAGACATCAAGAACAATGAGAGTAAGCTGGCTCTGGAAATGGCCACCAACGCCCAGTGTGCCTCACTTCTCAAAAGGAAGCAGGGAAGCA GTGTCACCCGCACACACAGCAACGCTGAAGAGTATTTGGACGATGAGGACTCAGACTGA